The Bradyrhizobium betae genomic interval GCGACCACCTTCGCGAAGAAGCCCATGAAGATGCCCATGGCGCTACTTCGTGATGTTGTTGGTGGCCTTCAGATTGAGCACGCGAAGCACGATCAGGATCAGGCCAATGACCTGGTTGATCACCTTCGTCGTCTCGGTCGGGATCAGCGCCGACATGTCGGCGCCCGAAAGCTGCTGCAGGATGTCCGGCAGTTGCGGCCAGATCATCAGGACGGCCGCCACGATGCCGTCCCACTGCACCCGCACCCAGACGAGCATGCGCTGCCACAGGCCGTCGGCCTGGTCGTACATCTCCCTGATGTGCGGCAGGTTGCGGATCTTCGGCCTGATCCAGACCGCATAGACCGCGATGGCCGCGCCGATCAGCGAGGCGTGCAGAGCGAATTTGAGCATGGAAGTCTCCGTTTGTTAAACGCGCCGATAAGTGCCGAACACGAAGTCCCAGACCGGAACTGTGATTCCGAAATTGCAGGTCTCGTCGTGGTGATGGGCGAGGTGCCAGACCGCGTAGGCGCGCACGAAGGCCGGCACCCTGTTGAGATCAACGTGGTGGAGCAGGTGGTGCCAGACCAGGAACCAGAGATAGCCGAGCGTGAAGCCGACAAAGACGGCATGCGGTAGCGCCAGATAGGCAGCCGCAAAGATCGCCGGGCTGTAATAGATCGGGAACACGACGTATTCCCGGGGATGGGTGTGATGGCGTTCGTGCCGGTCGTGATAGAGCCATGCGTGCAGCGGCAGGCGATGCACCCAGTATTCGGTGAAGGTGAACAGCACGAAGCCGAGCAGCGCGAGTGCAACCCATCCCGCATCGATCGCCGAGCCCCGCCAGTCGACGGCCGCAACCATCGCAGCCGCCAGCGGGTAGACCGTGAAGTCGAGCCAGAACAGCCAGTTCGACCGGGTGAACGCGCCGCCGTGAAGCGCAAGCGCGAGCGCGCTGCGAAGTGCAGGGATCATGATGTGATGCTTTCCCGAGGATGCGCCAATTGGCGCGGGCTACCAGATCGCTTCGACCGCTGCCTTGCGCCGCGCAACCGTGATAGTCGCAGCGATCATCACCGCGACCGCAACGCCGATCACGCTATAGGCCGCCAGGGACGGCAGCAGCGTCGCCGGGCTCGGCACAACCGTTCCCGTCGTCGTCTTGGCACCCTCATTGGCAGCGCCCGCGATGCCGCCCGCGCCCGCCGCCGTGCGCACGTTCCGTGCGGCTTTGGTGGCTTCATCGACGATGTCTTTTGGCGGAGCGGCGGACGGTCGCGCATCAACATTGTCGTTCGAGAACACGACCGATGCATCGAACTTTTGCATGCCGAGCAGCAGCGCGGCGATCCCGACCTGCGCAGAGACCGCTTGCGGATCGAACACGCTGTCGCGGACATATTTGCCGCTGCTGTAGGCTGTCGTTCCCGAGAACAGGTAGGGGTTGGGGACACCTTTGGTGAAGTAACCG includes:
- a CDS encoding sterol desaturase family protein, with product MIPALRSALALALHGGAFTRSNWLFWLDFTVYPLAAAMVAAVDWRGSAIDAGWVALALLGFVLFTFTEYWVHRLPLHAWLYHDRHERHHTHPREYVVFPIYYSPAIFAAAYLALPHAVFVGFTLGYLWFLVWHHLLHHVDLNRVPAFVRAYAVWHLAHHHDETCNFGITVPVWDFVFGTYRRV